The following coding sequences are from one Syngnathus acus chromosome 12, fSynAcu1.2, whole genome shotgun sequence window:
- the LOC119131633 gene encoding proline dehydrogenase 1, mitochondrial-like, with the protein MSCSNRILSALVRANKAGKLRCLSATRCRSTAASTQEKEQHQQQQQMVDGRCAVVEAEPVELISPGRSFQGGQPQSKISVDFNNTEEAYKSKDNAELLRSLLVFKLCTVDMLVEKNKELMDLSKKVLGKWLFEKMMKMTFYGQFVAGEDHNAIKPLIQKNQAFGVGAVLDYSVEEDLTQEEAEKKEMDSCVSQAEKESPAADHREKKYRAHRQFSDRRGGVISARTYFYADEVKCDNQLETFINCIKASGGASTDGFSAIKMTALGRPQFLLQFSEVLVKWKQFFKFLAAQQGKSEMTALEQKLEPEQLKETLTKMGVAAQDDIDNWFTGEKLGLSGTIDMLDWNSLIDDTTKISNLLMVPNLQTGKLEPLLSTFTAEEERQMKRMLQRVDVLANHAMAHGVRLMVDAEQTYFQPAISRLTLEMQRKFNTEKPIIFNTYQCYLKEAYDNVTVDVELSRREGWYFGAKLVRGAYMYQERARAEEIGYEDPINPDYEATNRMYHKCLEYLLEDIEHGRKSNIMVATHNEDTVKFTLEKMNQMGLSPTENKVYFGQLLGMCDQISFPLGQAGFPVYKYVPYGPVDEVIPYLSRRAQENRGFMKGSRRERSLLWKELKRRLLGGQIFYKPVY; encoded by the exons ATGTCGTGTTCCAACAGGATCCTCTCCGCTCTCGTCCGGGCCAACAAGGCTGGCAAGCTGCGCTGCCTCTCGGCCACGAGGTGCAGGTCCACGGCGGCGTCCACCCAAGAGAAGGaacagcaccagcagcagcagcagatggtGGACGGACGATGCGCCGTGGTGGAGGCTGAGCCCGTGGAGCTCATCAGCCCGGGCAGGAGTTTCCAAGGCGGGCAGCCGCAAAGCAAAATCAGCGTGGACTTCAACAACACAGAAGAAGCTTACAAAAGTAAAGACAACGCGGAGCTGCTCAGGAGTCTGCTGGTTTTCAAGCTATGCACCGTGGACATGTTGGTGGAGAAGAACAAGGAG ttgATGGATCTGAGCAAGAAGGTGCTGGGTAAGTGGCTCTTTgagaagatgatgaagatgacctTCTACGGTCAGTTTGTGGCGGGCGAGGACCACAACGCCATCAAGCCGCTGATCCAGAAGAACCAGGCGTTCGGCGTGGGTGCCGTGCTAGACTACAGCGTGGAGGAGGACCTAACGCAGGAGGAGGCCGAGAAAAAGGAGATGGA ttcGTGTGTGTCTCAGGCCGAGAAAGAAAGCCCAG CTGCTGATCACCGTGAGAAGAAGTACAGGGCCCATCGGCAGTTTAGCGACCGACGCGGCGGCGTCATTAGCGCCCGAACGTATTTCTATGCCGACGAGGTCAAATGCGATAACCAGCTGGAAACTTTTATCAACTGCATCAAAGCCTCAG GTGGAGCTTCTACTGATGGATTCTCGGCCATCAAAATGACAGCTCTGGGACGCCCACAGTTCCTT CTCCAGTTTTCGGAAGTTTTAGTCAAATGGAAGCAGTTTTTTAAGTTCTTGGCAGCCCAGCAGGGGAAATCAGAAATGACAGCTCTGGAGCAGAAACTGGAACCGGAACAACTCAAA GAGACCTTGACCAAGATGGGTGTCGCTGCTCAGGATGACATTGACAACTGGTTCACCGGAGAGAAGCTGGGACTATCAGg aaCCATAGATATGCTGGACTGGAACAGTTTGATAGACGACACAACCAAAATCTCCAATCTTCTCATGGTGCCAAACCTTCAG ACGGGGAAGCTTGAGCCCCTGCTGAGCACATTCACAGCTGAAGAAGAGCGACAAATGAAGCGAATGCTGCAGAGAGTCGATGTTCTGGCCAAC CACGCCATGGCGCACGGCGTGCGGCTCATGGTGGACGCCGAGCAGACCTACTTCCAGCCCGCCATTAGTCGACTGACCTTAGAAATGCAAAGGAAATTCAACACGGAGAAGCCCATCATCTTCAACACGTATCAATGCTACCTGAAG GAGGCCTACGATAACGTGACAGTGGACGTTGAGCTGTCTCGGCGGGAAGGCTGGTACTTTGGTGCTAAGCTGGTGCGCGGGGCCTACATGTACCAGGAAAGAGCCCGGGCAGAGGAGATCGGTTACGAGGACCCCATCAATCCCGACTATGAGGCCACCAACAGGATGTATCACAA ATGTTTGGAGTACCTACTAGAGGACATCGAGCACGGTCGCAAATCAAACATCATGGTCGCCACTCACAACGAGGACACGGTCAAATTCACTTTGGAGAA GATGAACCAGATGGGCCTTTCACCCACTGAGAACAAAGTCTACTTTGGACAGCTGCTCGGCATGTGCGACCAGATCAGCTTCCCGCTAG GTCAAGCGGGTTTCCCGGTGTACAAATACGTTCCGTACGGACCAGTGGATGAGGTCATCCCTTATCTGTCCCGCCGCGCTCAGGAGAACCGCGGCTTCATGAAGGGGTCACGGCGGGAGCGCAGCCTACTGTGGAAGGAGCTCAAGAGGCGCCTGCTGGGGGGGCAAATCTTTTATAAGCCTGTCTACTGA
- the srsf9 gene encoding serine/arginine-rich splicing factor 9 yields the protein MSEGRIYVGNLPMDVQERDIEDLFYKYGKIREIELKNNRGTIPFAFIRFEDPRDADDAVYGRNGYGYGDSKLRVEYPRSSSKFNPMGGGGGGGDRGGGGPRGRFGPPTRRSEFRVVVTGLPPSGSWQDLKDHMREAGDVCFADVQRDGEGVVEFLRREDMDYALRRLDRTEFRSHQGETAYIRVYEDRGTPNWGRSRSRSRSRGRFSPPYRGSPPPRYQSPPRMSRHSPPRRSSNHSPPPRHYR from the exons ATGTCCGAAGGCCGGATCTATGTCGGGAATCTTCCTATGGACGTCCAGGAGAGGGACATCGAGGATCTCTTCTACAAATATGGAAAAATCCGTGAGATTGAATTGAAGAACAACCGAGGCACTATCCCATTTGCTTTTATCCGATTTGAAGACCCACG GGATGCAGATGATGCGGTCTATGGAAGGAATGGATATGGATATGGAGACTCCAAACTGCGTGTGGAGTATCCTCGATCCTCTAGTAAATTTAATCCAAtgggaggtggtggtggtggtggtgatagaggaggaggaggacccAGAGGAAGATTTGGACCCCCAACACGGAGGTCTGAATTCCGTGTTGTAGTGACCG GATTACCACCAAGTGGCAGTTGGCAGGATCTGAAAGATCACATGCGCGAGGCAGGCGACGTCTGCTTTGCCGACGTACAGCGGGACGGTGAGGGCGTGGTGGAATTCCTCCGCCGAGAGGATATGGATTATGCATTACGCCGACTGGATCGCACAGAGTTCCGTTCTCACCAA GGTGAGACCGCTTACATCCGCGTCTACGAGGATAGGGGTACCCCCAACTGGGGTCGCTCGCGGTCCCGCTCCAGGTCCAGAGGCCGCTTTTCCCCGCCCTACCGAGGATCGCCGCCGCCTCGCTACCAGTCCCCTCCACGCATGTCACGCCATAGTCCACCTAGGAGATCCTCCAACCACAGCCCACCGCCTCGTCACTACCGCTAA
- the LOC119131634 gene encoding protein sidekick-1 isoform X1, with translation MLRKNSLCWSADVSVAAWGSRGEGGQLHAHPPSKASLVKSSNQKYNLEKQAKILIEGFVASARKGRFCQVYKIKDDEMKDTLTNIEVYERDLTVEVLEHVGSECSKDVFTAHYSSLLRCGPPQHVTFRRHSDSHVDVSAQWSQDDAKVVTSFCVRHKDVTDHQDDGNWRQVCCQGAAGCHLAGVKGSPVLEVQVACNISNKCSQCPWGHVYMLPPELTRPPLNLHVVENKMADKGGQRMISLTWMFAEEHDGFNVTLAKVSGEPPLEVLSVTRPPITLLLSNSAFHVYVNAFNNVSVSPSASITLMPPHGDDNGRRLSVRVHNQTSFSVLWKDDLVRKYKCFCLEWSATYGPYPPNVSYKSFHEEANNFWTVVDISEQLQAYTSYDVWLHVRGQQQTCNLKRVNNSQEATFAKARFYYLEGSPASAPSNLSVVSVTSSSLELRWSAISPEDRRGFLLGYVIHYAEDWQPERNISVGPLVHKYTLKGLRNRAAYRVQVSGFTRAGQGVRSAARMVETRHGISSNLTALVVISGLVVLTALLGSHFLRSRAKVAFWPNIPNPEKSQSMQKFNTPTQLLLQPIDSLKLEEECMATNLLVVELRAPTSSHGLSTAVDDQSAANSHDPPPLASCFSGYTSLDVIQQLMMMGGEGTLTR, from the exons ATGTTACGGAAAAACTCACTTTGCTGGTCTGCTGACGTGTCAGTGGCGGCGTGGGGCAGCAGAGGAGAGGGAGGCCAACTTCACGCTCATCCTCCGTCAAAAGCGAGTCTTGTTAAATCGTCAAAtcagaaatacaatttagaaaaacaagcaaagatTTTGATTGAAGGTTTTGTGGCTTCTGCTAGGAAGGGCAGATTCTGTCAAGTGTATAAGATAAAAGATGATGAGATGAAGGACACTTTGACTAACATCGAAGTGTATGAGCGTGACTTGACCGTGGAGGTTCTGGAACACGTCGGGTCCGAATGCTCCAAAGATGTCTTCACGGCACATTACAGCAGCCTGC TGCGCTGCGGTCCTCCACAACACGTCACCTTCAGGCGTCATTCGGACAGTCACGTTGACGTCAGCGCTCAGTGGAGTCAGGACGATGCCAAGGTCGTCACATCCTTCTGCGTGCGTCACAAAGATGTCACAGACCACCAGGACGATGGAAACTGGCGACAG GTGTGTTGCCAGGGTGCCGCCGGGTGTCACCTGGCGGGTGTGAAGGGCTCGCCGGTGCTTGAGGTTCAGGTGGCCTGCAATATCAGCAACAAGTGCTCTCAGTGTCCGTGGGGCCACGTCTACATGCTCCCGCCGG AGCTGACGAGGCCGCCGCTTAATCTCCACGTGGTAGAAAACAAGATGGCCGACAAAGGAGGACAAAGAATGATCTCGCTGACGTGGATG TTCGCTGAGGAACATGACGGCTTTAATGTGACATTGGCCAAGGTATCAGGGGAGCCTCCCTTGGAGGTCCTCAGCGTAACGCGGCCACCCATCACGTTGCTACTGTCCAACTCAGCCTTCCATGTCTACGTCAACGCTTTCAACAATGTCAGTGTCTCGCCGTctgccagcatcacgctgatgCCACCGCATG GAGACGACAACGGCAGAAGGCTGAGTGTGCGTGTCCACAACCAGACGTCCTTCAGCGTGCTGTGGAAGGACGACTTGGTCAGGAAGTACAAATGCTTCTGTCTGGAGTGGAGCGCCACCTATGGACCATATCCGCCAAACGTGTCCTATAAATCCTTCCATGAGGAAGCCAACAATTTCTGGACGGTGGTTGATATCTCAG AGCAATTGCAAGCGTACACCAGCTACGACGTCTGGCTGCACGTGCGTGGCCAACAGCAAACATGCAACCTGAAGCGAGTCAACAACAGCCAAGAAGCCACCTTCGCCAAAGCGCGTTTCTATTACCTGGAAGGAT CGCCGGCTAGCGCTCCCTCCAACTTGAGCGTTGTGTCCGTCACGTCATCCTCTCTGGAGCTGCGCTGGTCAGCTATCTCACCAGAAGACCGGCGTGGGTTTCTGCTGGGCTACGTGATCCACTACGCAGAGGACTGGCAGCCAGAGAGAA ACATCAGCGTGGGGCCGCTGGTCCATAAGTACACGTTGAAGGGTCTACGTAACAGGGCGGCATACCGGGTCCAGGTGTCGGGGTTCACGCGGGCCGGGCAGGGGGTCCGGAGTGCCGCTAGGATGGTGGAGACGCGGCACGGAATTTCATCAAACCTCACGGCACTCGTCGTCATCTCGGGCCTCGTTGTACTGACTGCCTTGTTGGGGTCCCACTTCCTCAGAAG CAGAGCTAAAGTCGCCTTTTGGCCCAACATTCCCAACCCTGAAAAGAGCCAATCTATGCAGAAATTCAACACACCCACACAGCTG CTGCTTCAGCCCATCGACAGTCTCAAGCTGGAAGAGGAATGCATGGCGACGAATCTGCTTGTGGTGGAGCTCCGAGCGCCGACTTCATCCCACGGCCTTTCCACCGCCGTTGACGATCAGAGCGCTGCCAACTCCCATGATCCTCCTCCCTTAGCGTCCTGCTTCAGCGGTTACACCAGCTTGGATGTCATCCAGCAGCTGATGATGATGGGTGGAGAAGGGACGCTCACGCGGTAG
- the LOC119131634 gene encoding protein sidekick-1 isoform X2 — protein MLRKNSLCWSADVSVAAWGSRGEGGQLHAHPPSKASLVKSSNQKYNLEKQAKILIEGFVASARKGRFCQVYKIKDDEMKDTLTNIEVYERDLTVEVLEHVGSECSKDVFTAHYSSLLRCGPPQHVTFRRHSDSHVDVSAQWSQDDAKVVTSFCVRHKDVTDHQDDGNWRQVCCQGAAGCHLAGVKGSPVLEVQVACNISNKCSQCPWGHVYMLPPELTRPPLNLHVVENKMADKGGQRMISLTWMFAEEHDGFNVTLAKVSGEPPLEVLSVTRPPITLLLSNSAFHVYVNAFNNVSVSPSASITLMPPHGDDNGRRLSVRVHNQTSFSVLWKDDLVRKYKCFCLEWSATYGPYPPNVSYKSFHEEANNFWTVVDISEQLQAYTSYDVWLHVRGQQQTCNLKRVNNSQEATFAKARFYYLEGSPASAPSNLSVVSVTSSSLELRWSAISPEDRRGFLLGYVIHYAEDWQPERNISVGPLVHKYTLKGLRNRAAYRVQVSGFTRAGQGVRSAARMVETRHGISSNLTALVVISGLVVLTALLGSHFLRRAKVAFWPNIPNPEKSQSMQKFNTPTQLLLQPIDSLKLEEECMATNLLVVELRAPTSSHGLSTAVDDQSAANSHDPPPLASCFSGYTSLDVIQQLMMMGGEGTLTR, from the exons ATGTTACGGAAAAACTCACTTTGCTGGTCTGCTGACGTGTCAGTGGCGGCGTGGGGCAGCAGAGGAGAGGGAGGCCAACTTCACGCTCATCCTCCGTCAAAAGCGAGTCTTGTTAAATCGTCAAAtcagaaatacaatttagaaaaacaagcaaagatTTTGATTGAAGGTTTTGTGGCTTCTGCTAGGAAGGGCAGATTCTGTCAAGTGTATAAGATAAAAGATGATGAGATGAAGGACACTTTGACTAACATCGAAGTGTATGAGCGTGACTTGACCGTGGAGGTTCTGGAACACGTCGGGTCCGAATGCTCCAAAGATGTCTTCACGGCACATTACAGCAGCCTGC TGCGCTGCGGTCCTCCACAACACGTCACCTTCAGGCGTCATTCGGACAGTCACGTTGACGTCAGCGCTCAGTGGAGTCAGGACGATGCCAAGGTCGTCACATCCTTCTGCGTGCGTCACAAAGATGTCACAGACCACCAGGACGATGGAAACTGGCGACAG GTGTGTTGCCAGGGTGCCGCCGGGTGTCACCTGGCGGGTGTGAAGGGCTCGCCGGTGCTTGAGGTTCAGGTGGCCTGCAATATCAGCAACAAGTGCTCTCAGTGTCCGTGGGGCCACGTCTACATGCTCCCGCCGG AGCTGACGAGGCCGCCGCTTAATCTCCACGTGGTAGAAAACAAGATGGCCGACAAAGGAGGACAAAGAATGATCTCGCTGACGTGGATG TTCGCTGAGGAACATGACGGCTTTAATGTGACATTGGCCAAGGTATCAGGGGAGCCTCCCTTGGAGGTCCTCAGCGTAACGCGGCCACCCATCACGTTGCTACTGTCCAACTCAGCCTTCCATGTCTACGTCAACGCTTTCAACAATGTCAGTGTCTCGCCGTctgccagcatcacgctgatgCCACCGCATG GAGACGACAACGGCAGAAGGCTGAGTGTGCGTGTCCACAACCAGACGTCCTTCAGCGTGCTGTGGAAGGACGACTTGGTCAGGAAGTACAAATGCTTCTGTCTGGAGTGGAGCGCCACCTATGGACCATATCCGCCAAACGTGTCCTATAAATCCTTCCATGAGGAAGCCAACAATTTCTGGACGGTGGTTGATATCTCAG AGCAATTGCAAGCGTACACCAGCTACGACGTCTGGCTGCACGTGCGTGGCCAACAGCAAACATGCAACCTGAAGCGAGTCAACAACAGCCAAGAAGCCACCTTCGCCAAAGCGCGTTTCTATTACCTGGAAGGAT CGCCGGCTAGCGCTCCCTCCAACTTGAGCGTTGTGTCCGTCACGTCATCCTCTCTGGAGCTGCGCTGGTCAGCTATCTCACCAGAAGACCGGCGTGGGTTTCTGCTGGGCTACGTGATCCACTACGCAGAGGACTGGCAGCCAGAGAGAA ACATCAGCGTGGGGCCGCTGGTCCATAAGTACACGTTGAAGGGTCTACGTAACAGGGCGGCATACCGGGTCCAGGTGTCGGGGTTCACGCGGGCCGGGCAGGGGGTCCGGAGTGCCGCTAGGATGGTGGAGACGCGGCACGGAATTTCATCAAACCTCACGGCACTCGTCGTCATCTCGGGCCTCGTTGTACTGACTGCCTTGTTGGGGTCCCACTTCCTCAGAAG AGCTAAAGTCGCCTTTTGGCCCAACATTCCCAACCCTGAAAAGAGCCAATCTATGCAGAAATTCAACACACCCACACAGCTG CTGCTTCAGCCCATCGACAGTCTCAAGCTGGAAGAGGAATGCATGGCGACGAATCTGCTTGTGGTGGAGCTCCGAGCGCCGACTTCATCCCACGGCCTTTCCACCGCCGTTGACGATCAGAGCGCTGCCAACTCCCATGATCCTCCTCCCTTAGCGTCCTGCTTCAGCGGTTACACCAGCTTGGATGTCATCCAGCAGCTGATGATGATGGGTGGAGAAGGGACGCTCACGCGGTAG
- the gal3st1b gene encoding galactosylceramide sulfotransferase, which yields MLHMTGNKCTTITRGLILWLLLIHILVLLYCLMLPTHEDFRSSKDDTCPLNMATPRNKNLPRSSRRLQTDTCSPSVNIMFMKTHKTASSTLLNILFRFGEKHKLKFAFPDGRNDFFYPSAFSRWQVKSYRPGECFNILCNHMRFCPGEVAALLPPDATYVTILRDPAHLLESAFHYYHRAVPFTWSIGADDKLEEFLRSPRTYYRAHAYNAFYLKNLLLFDLGSDNNLDADHPDVTEAIQGLSRRFHLVLIAEYFDESLILLKETLCWSMEDILFFKLNARASSSVSRLTPESRARALGWNGADWRLYRHFNATLWDKVETYGRERMKQDVAELRRRNAQMRTLCLEGGEAVKAPDIRDRRFLPWQPLGGKSILGYNLRKDIHPDLRSICEKMLTPEIQYLADLGVSLWLTRLWGWLKDAIYWGPAI from the exons ATGCTGCACATGACAGGAAACAAGTGCACCACTATAACGCGAGGGCTCATCCTTTGGCTTCTATTGATCCACATCTTGGTTCTACTATATTGCTTGATGTTGCCAACCCATGAAGACTTCAG AAGTTCCAAAGATGACACCTGTCCCCTCAACATGGCTACACCACGCAACAAGAACCTTCCCCGGTCTTCTCGAAGGCTCCAGACGGACACGTGCTCTCCTTCGGTGAACATCATGTTCATgaagacacacaaaactgCCAGCAGCACACTCCTCAACATCCTCTTCCGCTTtggagaaaaacacaaactcaAGTTCGCCTTCCCCGACGGCCGCAACGACTTCTTCTACCCGTCGGCCTTCAGCCGCTGGCAAGTGAAGAGCTACCGACCCGGCGAGTGCTTCAATATATTGTGCAACCACATGCGCTTCTGCCCAGGGGAGGTGGCGGCGTTGTTGCCACCCGACGCCACCTACGTCACCATCCTGCGTGACCCGGCTCATCTTCTGGAATCGGCCTTCCACTACTACCACAGGGCCGTGCCCTTCACCTGGAGCATAGGCGCTGACGACAAATTGGAAGAGTTCCTTAGGAGTCCTCGGACCTACTACAGGGCTCACGCCTACAACGCCTTCTACCTGAAGAACCTGCTCTTATTCGACTTGGGCTCAGACAACAATCTGGATGCGGACCATCCCGACGTGACGGAGGCCATTCAAGGTTTGTCCAGAAGGTTCCACCTGGTGCTCATTGCGGAATATTTTGACGAGTCGCTGATCCTGTTGAAGGAGACCCTGTGCTGGAGCATGGAGGATATTTTGTTCTTCAAACTTAACGCTCGGGCGAGCTCGTCTGTCTCTCGTCTGACCCCGGAGTCCAGGGCCCGGGCTTTGGGATGGAATGGCGCCGACTGGAGGCTCTATCGACACTTCAACGCTACCTTGTGGGACAAGGTGGAGACCTACGGGCGAGAGAGGATGAAGCAGGACGTGGCCGAGCTCCGACGGAGGAATGCCCAGATGAGAACATTGTGCTTGGAAGGTGGAGAGGCGGTGAAAGCGCCGGACATTCGAGACCGACGCTTTCTGCCCTGGCAGCCCCTGGGAGGGAAGTCCATCCTGGGATATAATCTGAGGAAAGACATCCATCCCGACTTGAGGAGCATATGTGAGAAGATGCTCACGCCAGAGATACAATACTTGGCTGATTTGGGGGTCAGCCTCTGGCTTACACGACTGTGGGGGTGGTTGAAAGATGCTATTTACTGGGGCCCGGCCATTTAG
- the srek1 gene encoding splicing regulatory glutamine/lysine-rich protein 1 gives MSGISGTNVVQVTNLSSTVSSEQMRTLFGFLGDIEELRLYPPDNSTLTFSSKVCYVKYRESSSVGVAQHLTNTVFMDRALIVVPCAEGKIPEEAKALSLLAPVAPVHNLLHGRGLLPIPAPSPRQNLNLPLVGHLTPTPEPAVSSLQQTPLMGNVDPSKVDEIRRTVYVGNLNSQTTTAEQLLEFFQQVGDVKFVRMAGDETQPSRFAFVEFVEQDAVARALSFNGVMFGDRALKVNHSNNAIVKPPEMTPQAAAKQLESVMKRVREAQSTIAAAIEPAEKEKHYAAHSERTRRPSRSRSGSRKRSRSKHGPPQKWQKNDTRTSRSGHRKRSRSRDRRRSTSRSRIRRRSRGRSRSPPRRGRSPSPKRIKKRRERSRDELEPSSSRKRSRKDEERPRGKKMHKVGRDYDREVSPAEDAHSPSFTQHNGVHKARSDDASI, from the exons ATGAGTGGAATATCCGGCACTAACGTCGTCCAGGTGACTAATCTGTCGTCAACGGTGAGCAGCGAGCAAATGCGCACTCTCTTCGGCTTCCTGGGGGACATCGAGGAGCTTCGGCTCTACCCACCCGA CAACTCCACTCTAACCTTCTCGTCCAAAGTGTGCTATGTCAAGTATCGAGAATCTTCCAGCGTTGGAGTGGCGCAGCATCTCACTAATACTGTTTTTATGGACAGAGCCCTCATAGTTGTGCCATGTGCCGAAG GGAAGATTCCGGAAGAGGCCAAGGCCTTGTCGCTTTTGGCACCTGTTGCTCCCGTGCACAACCTGCTCCACGGCAGGGGGCTGCTCCCCATCCCGGCGCCCAGCCCACGACAGAAT TTGAACCTGCCCCTGGTTGGTCACTTAACCCCCACCCCGGAGCCTGCAGTCTCCTCGCTCCAGCAGACCCCCCTCATGGGCAACGTGGACCCGTCCAAGGTGGATGAGATCAGGAGGACGGTCTACGTAGGCAATTTGAACTCACAG ACCACAACGGCGGAGCAGCTACTGGAATTCTTCCAGCAGGTGGGCGACGTGAAGTTTGTGCGGATGGCGGGTGACGAGACGCAGCCCTCGCGCTTTGCCTTTGTGGAGTTCGTGGAGCAGGACGCCGTCGCCCGGGCGCTCTCCTTCAACGGCGTCATGTTCGGAGACCGGGCCCTCAA GGTGAACCACTCCAACAACGCTATTGTGAAGCCGCCCGAGATGACGCCGCAGGCTGCCGCCAAGCAGCTGGAGAGTGTGATGAAGCGCGTTCGGGAGGCGCAGTCTACCATCGCCGCCGCCATCGAGCCAG cGGAGAAAGAGAAACACTACGCCGCTCATTCGGAGAGAACACGACGGCCATCACGATCCCGCTCTGGCTCACGCAAAAGATCACGCTCCAAACACGG ACCGCCGCAGAAGTGGCAGAAGAATGACACACGCACTTCCCGAAGTGGCCACAGGAAGCGCTCACGCTCCAGAGACAGGCGGCGAAGCACGAGCCGCTCCAG GATCCGCCGGCGGAGTCGAGGGCGATCTCGGAGTCCTCCTAGAAGGGGCAGGTCGCCCTCCCCAAAGAG AATTAAAAAGCGGCGGGAACGCAGCCGGGACGAATTGGAACCGTCTTCATCGAGAAAAAGAAGCCGTAAAGATGAAGAGCGGCCGAGAGGCAAGAAAATGCACAAG GTGGGACGGGACTACGACAGAGAGGTCTCACCCGCCGAGGACGCCCACTCGCCCTCCTTCACGCAGCACAACGGCGTCCACAAAGCGCGCAGCGACGACGCGTCCATTTGA